DNA from Quercus lobata isolate SW786 chromosome 1, ValleyOak3.0 Primary Assembly, whole genome shotgun sequence:
ATGAATTCAGAATAACATGacacattgaaaaggaaaattaattcaatagtcaatacaaaaacatattttggtCTTTAACACATAAAACAATTCATCAAAATAACACACAACGCATTAAAAGCAagccctttcttcttcttttttgtgtaagTATCAGAAGCAAGCCCTTCACCAGGATTAAATATGTAAAATCAGTCCTATTGGACCTGCAGTCTGTATTAAAATCATCTACTCATTGATAGTTCAAATGCACCTTAGTTATTTATGATAACCACTAGTTTGTAATGGCAACAGGAAACTGCTTACCTGACAGTGATCATCAGTTAAAGCCTGGTTAGAGCGTATTATCTGATTGAGGTCAGTATCCATTAATTCATACACAATATAAACATCATTGaacttttctctctctggtGGCCTTATGATGTCCTTAATTTTGACTACCTGCACAAATACGAAAGCAGTGGATTATTTCCTACTCACAGCATAACAAAAATGGTGGGGTGCGCATATTCTCTATTGTACTCCATTTAGCTAATTTTAGAATCGTCTATCGAACATTTACGTTATGCAAAACATTAAAACCATATTAAACAATGACGACAAAAACAAACTAAAGAGTATACCAAAATGCCATGATTGATACCATACAATTTGCAAGAAAAAGTAACAGCAGAAAAAATATGTGACCCTTAACAACTCAAAAGTTCGTGTGCCTACATTCTCATGGTCCATGTGGCAAAGGAGTTTGATCTCTCGAAGTGTCCTCTTCGCATCAATCCTGTTGTCAAATGCATTTCCAATTTTCTTGATTGCAACCTCCTCATTGGTCTGAGAGTTTTTTGCACAGCTGCAAAATAATAAATCACCCTCAATTATAACAAGCAAAATTCAAAGCTAATACAAATAAGCTATGCTTCACATTCTTAAGTTAAAGCCTTGGAATCACACTATATCATTCATCACCACAAAAATCACGCCTAACACCCAAAGTAGGACGATTCAAACACGTTGAATGTGCGTGACCTTCTCAAAATTTAGTAGAATGGTTCACAAGACCATCATCAACTCAAGATATTAAAACTGATCTAAGTTAGTGCGGTTCAGTgacctaaaattttttaatttaaaaaaaaaaaaaaaaaaaaaaaaagagccaaaatTCAGCtgtaaaaattgatttaaaaaagtaaaatttgctAATTAAATTGGTAGCATAAAGCAAACCTAAgtacttattttatttgagcTAGACATAGCTTTAATTTGATCATCCAAACAAGATGGGGCTAAAGGAATCAAATTATAtctattaaagaaagaaaggcaAATATAGAATCAAAATGAATATAcaataaaaggaacaaaagcaaaagaaaagaggaatCTAAAAATTAGGTAATAGTAAAGAAAGGGTACCAAACGATGCCGTAAGCGCCGCGACCAACGGGTTGAATGGGAGGGACGTAGTTGGCGGAGACCTGGAAGAGGTTTCCGAGAATATTGTACTGTACATACTTGCCATCGTACGTTGGGATTCCTGTCTCTGTAACTTCATTTTCCATACCTTCAttctccatttctctctctctctctctctctctctctttgtatgAGCTTTTCTTTctcacacactttttttttttctttcttgaacgagtctgagagagagtgaaaagaGAGACTGAGGAAAagcaaagaaattaaaaactaaaagagtgTGTGTTGAAGTAAAGTGGGTGAGTGAGAAAGTTTTGATGATTTTTGCGCAGTACTAGTCTAGTAGGGACAGAGAGAGTCAGTCAAGAGGTtggaaatggaatggaaattATGGAAtatgctttttttctttttctctttcaaaaaacTCTTtcggtttgaaatttgaatggaAAGGAAAGAGGCAAAAAGACCTAAATAGTCTAATACTATAAAACGGACCAAAGTTCCTAATTGGGCCTAAATATATGCCGAAGATAACAATCTCTATTCACTTCAGCTTCCTCGTTTGGGCtttaaaaatgagtttttaGTTACAGGACAACCCAACTCATCCAAACAAGAACAGAGTGAGGATTTCAATTGAGGGGTGCcgaaatttgaaccaattttttttaatgagaatctAATCTAACGTACatttagtattaacaaaatACCAATaaatgtaaacataaaaaatatatatatttcttaatgCGTTTTTGTAGGGGGTCTCACTTAAAAAACACCCACAACCACATATTCTCATAAACACCTATAACCATGCTCCTCTATAAAAGGAAGGAAGATCATTTGATTTAGGGgttggctctctctctctgactaGCCAGAGGATTCTCTTTTAACTCACCCGAGGACAGTCTATCGAAAATTCTTTGTCTCTAACTTTAGTCTTTTCATGCTTTTCACGTGGTATCTAGTTTCAGTAAAGCCTTCTTCAATCAATAAATTTAATGTAGGAATGCCAATATGCATATATAAACACTCACATATTCACACTTCacttaaaagagagagagatcagattattattattattattaggtcAATTTCAACATCTCTCTCTTCAACTTAGATGATGGTGGGTTGTTTAAGTtatattttgtaataatttgttaacttttttggGTTGTGATTTGTTTGGGCTTATCTGATTGGGGGAGAGAGGGGTTTTGGAGGGAAGGGCAAAGTTTTATATTTCTTGAGCCCAATTAGAATTAGACAATAAGTCcataatatacataatttttttttccctgcaaCTCAAGGAGGACTAGGGCCCTTTTGAGCCCTTGTTTGGCTCCTTACCTACATTTAAATCGACAATGTTTTTTGATCTGGTTGATATCCttaattttattgatgcctTTGGGTGTTGACTACTTCAAACAGTAAACTTTTCTAATCACCTTAGATGAGATATGAAATTGAATTCTAGTTAAACCATAGTTTAAAACTctctcaaataataataataataataatgtagaGACTTAACATTTAAGAGAAGAGTTCACCTTTAATTGTGTAGTTCATAGGTTGCCTTGGACATGACCAAGCAATAATaaattgaagtaaaaaaaacGAAGAGTacttcagaaaattataaaaaccaaGTATATTGAACACAGTTGGAAAAGTGCATTGTTCAAGCTAAGTTTGATAAAATCTAGGAGTCCTTGGTCAAGCATTTTATTAACGTGCTAGTTTTAATGAATGGTAATTTAATGCATATACACaaatacacttaaagatatacaataagatgcataatataattctttctcaaaaaaaaaagatgcataatataattcatatataaataatttaaatactattgatagtcatttttatattttatcaactctttaaaaaattttgtaaggatattattaggtataaaatgtaaattaatcattttttttaattattgtgaagtaatttttttttacgatttatttattctagactctttggtttttgtacttaataactcacttggatgaatatttatgatatagtctcacattttattctaaaattaagaaataaaactttttaagaataaataatttaggacacatgaagcaaaattagaattttaatttaattttctctcagtttcacctattattattattattattattattattattattattattattatatagatgaGTTGTGATCTTATAATCTTATTTTAAGGATAATAGTAAGttatagtaataaataaaaattatataattctaGGGTGGATTTTTTCAGGTTTGATGTTATTGGCCTGTTGGACCTGGgaggaacaaaaaataatactaataaactaataaagaTGAATTGATCACGGATTTCTTTCCGTTGAATTTTCCTTACTTGAGGTAAGAAGTTTTCTCATGCCAAGAAGCAATAGCAGAATCAACAagaacgattttttttttttttttttcaatcaattctGTCATCCAGCATGTAGAAAATTAACCAACATGATTTTTTCAACTTCGTAAGtagctttttatttaattaggcACGGGCATATGCTACGAAGCAAAACTAAGCATAGGGATCTAGGACTAGGGtgcttaattaattattagtcCAAGAGCAACCACATTAGTCTGTTTAAAAATTTCCctttattttatactaaaaacctactttttattttattttatactaccACATTTCCAAAACATACACattagtttatctattttacacatctattctaattaaataatattatttattgtttttattattattattatttattaatacccattctctcactctctcattgGTTCctctattttacatttttactttttcagcTCTCTCACCGTTTCCTTTCCTTCCCTCACTCTCTCCCTCACAGCCGCCTTACCCAGCCCGCCGTCGCCGCCAATCCAGCTCGCCACCTTAGCCCTCCACCGATTCGGCCTCCCTCTTTCCTTTGCCCCTCCCTCTCTCCTCCACCATCGACCCTTTGCGTCCCACCCCCAACCGACGACCCTTCACCTCCCACCCCCAACGACGATAGCAATGGAAGATCTGGTGGCAACAATGGAAGACCCGACGACAGCAAATCGAGCGGTAGTAGTGGCAGCAGATCAAGCGGCAAATCTAGCTCCGTTGGGCATTTCACGTGAGTTTTCTGTTGAGTATGGTTTGGGCTGGGTTTTCCGGTGGTGTAGACACCCTATTTTGTTCCTCAATTATAATGCATACCTTTTGTGCATGCGTCCCCCCAATGATGAACTAATTAAATGACGTACATAACTCTCTagtctctctctcatttgacactctattattttatttttcaacttccttatttatttattcacagTTTTTACCATCAATCTTTATTTTAATTGCATTTGAAGCTACAATTTTTAATCCATGCACActtgtcttttttttcatttttccacaAAATCCTCAAGTTTTGAAAGTTATATCCAAAAAGATCAAGTTTTGTCCCTCAAGCTCCTTCTGTTAATTTAACTTAAAAACAATTgcattttaatttcaaatatacTGCCAAACCCAGCTTTAGTGGtccaaaagaaaaggacaaaataaAACCGAATGGTGAGACGTACGTTTTGTGTACAGTGGACAGACATCTCCCACATTTTCATTACACCTTTTTGcattctaattttcaaaaaaagctttcaaaaaaaaaaaaaaaaataatcgaGAGATTGAAATTTCTTGGGAGAAAACCCGATCCTGAAGGGGGACAAATCCCACACTATATACGGATACTTTAGCACTTCTTCGTCAACCATCGCCGGTGGAGTGTCGCGTGGTGGGAGGACCATCCATTAGGGAATGCTATTGTCGTCGTCGTTCATCTCAACAGAGTCACCATCAAACTTGTCCAAGGGAGTTGGGGGTCAATACTAAATCTTCAGTAAAGCTTGGAAATTTGGGATCAGTTATCAATGAACTAGTGAAGAGGTTTGGCAATAGTGGAAGCAAGGTTCATTATTTGTGTTGGTGGTCTTTTCGCATTTGTTAAATATGGCAGAAGAGGGTAATGCTCTAGTAACTTTGACGGATATTCAGAAGATGTTGGCAAGTTTGTTGGTATAAGTTGAAAACATGGAGACAATAGTGAATGAAAGCGCACAGCTCCCTCCTAATAATCCACAACCACCTCAACTCCCACCGTATGTTCCTGTGCCCCTACCCGAGCATGTGCAACAGCCACCTCCTGAGGCCATTCCTTTCGTTTTGGCCCCTCAAGTGAATCAAGAAGTCCCCATTCAGCCCGTTGCTTTTGATCATAATGTTGTTATCCCTCATCCTGTGGCTCCGTCTCCTGTAGTTGACTCTAAGGTCACTGAACATGATGCAAGATTTGTGAAACTTTAAGGGTATTTGAAGAAGTTTAGAGGAATGGATGACTTCTTATTTGACGTGGAAGATTCTGAGTCAGAGATTGCAACTAAGTTGCCGCCTAAGTTCAAGATGCCTGACATGGAGAAATATAATGGGATAGGTTCTCCAAAGATTCATTTAAGGCTATACCGAAGTTTGATGAGTTCCAAACAGTTGGATGAACAGTTGCTTGTTAAgctttttcctctttctttgacTGGGGCTGCCCAACGATGGTATTATTCTATTAGTCCATCTAGGCTGAGAACGTGGGATGATTTGATGCATTAGTTTCTCTCACAGTATTCATTTAACAATAATGTTGACTTGTCACGAAGAGAATTGGAGACCACGAAACAAGAGGATGGGGAAACTGTTAGTGCCTATATTAGTAGGTGGAGAGCTAAGGTAGCTCAGATGGTTGATAGACCTAAAGAGCAGGAGCAGATTCAGATGATTTTACGGAACTTGAGACCCCAGTTTGCCAGGAAAATGGTTGGGAATAGTTATCCTAATTTTCGAGCTTTAGTCCAAGCTGGTATTGATGTTGAGGAAGGATTTTCTAGGGGATTATAGTCAGAGTCTATTTTGAATGATCAGAAAGGGAAAAGATAGGCAATTGGTTTTGCTAGGCAACTTGAGGTTAATGTTGTTGACACTCAGCAGTGGGGGCCCACTAGCCCAGGCTACTCACACTCAAAAGGGCATCGGTCTGCTCATTATAAGCCTAATCAATCTACCCATCACCGGCCTACACCTACTCAATATAGTCATGTTCATCATCAATACCCCCAACCTACCTTTTGGTGTTCTTGAACCACCCAAACACATATCCATGCCATTCAGACTCCACCTCCTTTTAATTCACGACCTCTACAGGATAGAGCACCACATGTATTTACAAACTTGGGGATGTCTCTCAGTTGTGCTTTTGAAAAGCTTTTGGCTGCCAGAAAAATTGCACCATTACCTCCTAAGCAGTTGCCAAATCCTTTGCCTCCAAAATTTAGGCTCAACCAATATTGTGCTTACCACCAATCCATTGGGCATCTAACTGATGATTGCTTTACTCTTCGCAATGCAATTGAGGATTTGTTGAGGAAGTGAGTCATTGTCCTTGAGTCGCCTCCTAATGTGACCGCCAACACTTTACCTACACATATAACTACGCCACCTCTAACCAACCTTAACCTCGTTGACTTAGATGACCCACTTGAATCTTCCATCCACATGATGTCATGGGACACACAGAAACCTAGACCTATAACCTTCATACCAAACATGTTGTCATCCTAACCTCCCTAACTACCCATTGACCATGTCATGCATAGCTCCCTTGATGTTGAGCCTTATTTCCTTTCTCTTGGGTATACACAGGGTACACCTTTTGTCCTTACCTCTAGCCCTACTAGGTCAGGTCCTTTCCTCTTATCTTTAGGTGTGAACAACTTTTTGCATGTTGACCAATATGGATCTATGGAAAGCACAAACTTTTGGGATGTTGGCTTGGTAACTCGTAGTGGTCGGGTAGTGCATCCATCAAATTTGCcaaatgataaagaaaagacTCATGCTAAGATTATAGAGGAGGATAATGAGGTTATTAAGCAATTGAAGAGGACGCAATCTAATGTGTCAGTTTGGGGACTTTTGGCTTCATTTACTGCCTATCGAGATGCTTTGGTAAAAGCTTTAACTCAGATCCCTGTGCCTACATCTGCCTCTCCTGATGAGGTTGTTCCCTTGCTTACAGCTAACCGTTCCACTATTTTATCATTCGCGGATGCTGACCTTACTCCTGAAGGCCTGAACCATAACTGGCCTTTGATGATCATTGTTGGTTGTGCATCTAGGTGAATCCCCTCGGTGCTTGTTGATAATGGGTCTTCTTTGAACATATGTCCACTAGTTACTGCAGTTGCCCTTGGATTTGGGAAAGCTGATTTTGGTGAATCTTCCCAAGTGGTTAGAGCTTATGACAACATAAGCAGAAAAGTTATTGGGACTCTTGAGTTAGGAATACAGTTGGGACCTGTCACATTCCCAACTCCTTTTCAAGTTTTGGAGGTCTGGCCTTCCTTTAACCTTCTTTTGGGGCGACCATTCATTCATGCGTGGAATGTTCTTCCATCATCCCTCCACCAGAAGTTGAGATATAGGCATGGAAAGGATATTGTTACTATAGATGTTGTTCCTAACCCCTTCCCACTTGATGAGCTAATATTGGAGATTAAGCATAGTGACTCTGACCCTTTACTGAGTGGCTTCCATTTCGAGCAAGTGCAGACTATTGAGCTATCTAATCCTATGAGGGACTATTTGCCTTTGCCGTTCAATTCACATAGTAATTTGGTCATATTAGAGAATTTGTGGGATATGTGATTCATGCCTAGTCTCGGATTGGGTAGACACCAACAGGGAGTGTCAAGGTTTGTTGAGGATATTGAGCCAAATCCTATTTTTGGCCTAGGTCATGTCCCAAAGGAGGAAGATTGGGCTAGGGCAAGTGCCATACATCAAGGTCGTAGCCTTGCGAGGTGTTTGGGCATACCTTTTGATTATTCGATGGCTCTGATTCGAGGCTCTTTCATGGACTATTTTACTAAGTCAAAAACCCACCGACCACAACTCACTGCCATCTCATGTTTGGGTTGATGAGATCACTGGAGAGATTGTACCCAGTTTTGAGGCATTGTTTAGAGAGCTACACATATTTGATGTTGGAGGTAGTGATGCATTGACTTTTAAGCTTGGTTCCACTAACCACATTGGAAGTTCTTCACGAGTTCTTGTTGCTCAGAAGTCATCAGTTGCTACTGTGGGTATAAGTCCACTTGCTCATATCTTTCGTTGCTCTAGTAGTAGCAATATTTTATCTTTGCACTTCCCTGATTTTGTTACTGATGAATCTGAGTTTATAGATGGGGCCTTTGCTACTGATGACTACCAATGTGAGGTGGATGACATGACTTTAAGACCTTTGGTTTTAGAAAAAGAGAAGGAGATCActttggatttgatgatgatttcttCAGGGGAACTTGAGGCTTATGATTCTAGTTGTGTTTCGGTGCATGAAGCCCAAGGTGTCATAGCTAAGGAGAATGCCTTAGGGTTTGATGTCTAATGATTCTGTACTTATCATTAATGTTGGTGGAGATGCTTTTGCTACATGTGTTAAGTCTGTTGTTGTTTTTGAGCCTATCTTGAACACTAAGTCAGTTGCTCTTGATGTACCTTTTTCTTAAGTTAATGAAATGAATGCTTCAGAGTACTCGTTTGTGTGTTAtgataatatgtttttaaaTCCTAACATAGGTTTGGACCGACCAGGTATTTTTGTTTGCAACTTTCTGATCCTTTAGATTTAGATGATGAGTCGATGTTAGATCAACTTCCTTATGAACTTACTTGTACTGTAGAATCCCATGAAAATCCAGCACAACCCATCATGGAGGAAACTGAGACAATCGACTTGGGGACCAAAGAGCAACCTAGGGAAATCCAAATAGGGACTTCCTTTTCCTAAAGTGAAAGATCTGAGTTAATTGAGTTGTTGGAATCTTACTTGGATGGTTTTGCTTGGTCTTATCAGGACATGCCTGGGCTAGATCCAAATTTTGTTTAGCATCACCTCCCCTTGCTCCCTAATGCCAaaccaatcaaacaaaagctAAGGAGAATGAATTC
Protein-coding regions in this window:
- the LOC115988670 gene encoding mitogen-activated protein kinase homolog NTF6, with the protein product MENEGMENEVTETGIPTYDGKYVQYNILGNLFQVSANYVPPIQPVGRGAYGIVCCAKNSQTNEEVAIKKIGNAFDNRIDAKRTLREIKLLCHMDHENVVKIKDIIRPPEREKFNDVYIVYELMDTDLNQIIRSNQALTDDHCQYFLYQLLRGLKYVHSANVLHRDLKPSNLLLDANCDLKICDFGLARTTSETDFMTEYVVTRWYRAPELLLNCSEYTAAIDIWSVGCIFLEIIRREPLFPGKDYVQQLMLITEVLVLSL